One Plasmodium cynomolgi strain B DNA, scaffold: 0291, whole genome shotgun sequence DNA window includes the following coding sequences:
- a CDS encoding hypothetical protein (putative), whose translation NDYEYLCGNKCCRYLNNWIYYVSKKHHLRKFIISLIISESIDKYSGPNPQISCIDYKYEEKYKEPEKIIKLLNFQDNIQIILETLLDKVDSISCPAQIYLYECINIYRELDQNYCSNPEEMNEENKSICEILHKFKTSYTENLYNKKGI comes from the coding sequence aatgaTTATGAATATTTGTGTGGCAATAAATGTTGCAGATATTTAAATAACTGGATATACTATGTATCAAAGAAACACCATTTGCGTAAATTCATTATCAGTCTTATTATATCAGAATCTATAGATAAATATTCTGGCCCTAACCCCCAAATATCATGTATTGATTATAAAtatgaggaaaaatataaggaacctgaaaaaataattaaattattaaattttcaaGATAATATTCAGATTATTTTGGAGACATTATTAGATAAAGTTGATTCAATAAGCTGTCCTgcgcaaatatatttatacgaatgtattaatatatatagagaATTGGATCAGAATTATTGTTCTAATCCGGAAGAAATGAATGAAGAGAACAAAAGCATTTGTgaaatattacataaatttaagACATCATATACGGAAAatctttataataaaaaaggaatataa